The stretch of DNA GAGTACAATTACTGAAAATAATTTCATTGATACTATATTCAGAGATTTAGAAATGTATTCCTGCTTGTATATGTTTAATTTTTATAATTTTCGAATAACTGTGCTATTCAAAGAAAATATGGTCATCATTAATGATGATTGGATTAATAGATTTCGCCTTTCCATCTTTCTTATCCAGTTCTATAATGACGCCATTCAATTGTGTTCTTCCTTTTGACACTTCAAATCTAACAGGTAAGGCGGTTAAAAATCTTTTTAGTACTACTTCACGGTCCATGCCTAATATTCCGTCATAAGGACCTGTCATGCCTACATCCGTAATATATGCGGTACCGTCAGGCAAAATGCGATTGTCATTTGTTTGTACATGTGTATGTGTACCTACTACTGCGCTTACTCTGCCGTCTAAATACCAACCTATAGCTTGTTTTTCACTTGTAGCCTCACCGTGAAAATCAACAAAAATATAAGGGGTTCTTTTTTTCGCTTCTTTTACTAGTTCATCCGCTTTTA from Sutcliffiella cohnii encodes:
- a CDS encoding TIGR00282 family metallophosphoesterase, which encodes MKILFIGDVVGSPGRDMVKEYVPKLRNKYKPDVTIVNGENAAGGKGITEKIYQGFLEAGAQVITLGNHSWDNREIFDFIDDAKYLIRPANFPEGNPGKGIVYVPFGSKEIAIINLQGRAFLPPIDCPFLKADELVKEAKKRTPYIFVDFHGEATSEKQAIGWYLDGRVSAVVGTHTHVQTNDNRILPDGTAYITDVGMTGPYDGILGMDREVVLKRFLTALPVRFEVSKGRTQLNGVIIELDKKDGKAKSINPIIINDDHIFFE